One window of the Candidatus Rokuibacteriota bacterium genome contains the following:
- a CDS encoding VOC family protein translates to MNLRMRQICLVARQLAPVVEVFRDVFGLEACHRDPGVGKYGLENALFPTGNGFLEVVAPVRDGTTAGRYLERRGGDGGYMVITQCADLAPRRRWCDTLGVRVANEIRYPDYQELQLHPRDVGAAMLSFSRQEGGEPVDGPWHPAASRSTSAFLAASVRSMSGAELQSDDPERLARRWSEVMELPLSRDERSRPVIALDDARLRFVPVTDGRGEGLAGLDLDCADKGRLLSRARSKNLAAEGDMVVACGMRFYVV, encoded by the coding sequence ATGAACCTCCGGATGCGGCAGATCTGCCTCGTGGCCCGTCAGCTCGCGCCCGTCGTCGAGGTCTTTCGAGACGTATTCGGTCTGGAGGCGTGTCACCGCGACCCGGGCGTGGGGAAGTACGGGTTGGAGAACGCGCTCTTCCCCACCGGCAACGGCTTCCTCGAGGTGGTGGCGCCCGTGCGGGACGGCACGACAGCGGGGCGCTACCTCGAGCGGCGCGGCGGCGACGGCGGCTACATGGTCATCACTCAGTGCGCGGACCTGGCGCCGCGGCGTCGGTGGTGCGACACGCTCGGTGTCCGCGTGGCCAACGAGATCCGCTATCCCGATTACCAGGAGCTTCAGCTGCACCCGCGAGACGTCGGCGCCGCGATGCTCTCCTTCAGCCGGCAGGAGGGCGGTGAGCCGGTCGACGGCCCCTGGCACCCGGCCGCGTCGCGGAGCACGTCCGCGTTCCTGGCCGCGTCTGTTCGTTCAATGAGCGGTGCCGAGCTACAGAGCGACGATCCCGAGCGGCTCGCCCGCAGGTGGAGCGAGGTGATGGAGCTTCCGCTGTCCCGCGACGAGCGCTCGCGGCCCGTTATCGCTCTCGATGACGCGAGACTGCGCTTCGTTCCGGTCACCGACGGCCGCGGCGAAGGGCTCGCCGGGCTCGATCTGGACTGCGCCGACAAGGGCCGCCTACTCTCTCGCGCGCGCTCGAAGAATCTCGCGGCGGAGGGCGACATGGTCGTCGCGTGCGGGATGCGCTT